In Ruania zhangjianzhongii, the following proteins share a genomic window:
- a CDS encoding GMC oxidoreductase has protein sequence MSETFAADAIVIGSGFGGAVAAARLAQAGLSVVVLERGRRWVPGEFPRQPRLEDGWLWHKDSGLYDIRWLDRMASVQAAGWGGGSLVYANVFARPFDNALDGRWPAHQRREVLDPYYDLAAHMLGVSPVGEDPRTGAPPPRTSLIEDLMQRFPERTIRPNLAVTFGDPDTWQPNRHGVRQRGCAFVGECVIGCNHGAKNSLDYNYLAAAEGAGAQAITDAEVHRIEPRDGGYAVMVSTPSDPDAPAREWTAPRVVLAAGTVATTELLLRSRDVHRTLPGLSQHLGQGFSGNGDFLTLAQLRPGKEDMTTGPTITTNTVLDVPEGRGSVWFQVQEGAVPPVVRHLFDALVPGQRARLWWRRRIRAADPRRSFAVLSMGKDSGNGTLQLDRKGQVMLSWRNRWQGLLYRSQLRVGPLLARLLKARLSQPLTWTLLRRTITVHPLGGVRHGMDADSGVVDEFGEVHGYPGLVVMDGSVLGAASGVNPSATILAVAERSIENLIRQAGQPNWRAPEWSAVTPARVPEDAAFTFAAELHAATKGNGVLFRERMMTTRRARRHTSMSLTAEIASMDRFLSEPEHTVAMRGLIDIDGITAQAELSGTLSLFPDGRDEAMSYDLRFDDANGRAWQLTGQKHVRSRNPLALLYGLTHLRTEISAADAAPGDAERMMLAIGTRDLVRLLASIRGQGFTRARRLYAAARFAWFFTRSALRRRPPAPHHN, from the coding sequence ATGAGTGAGACGTTCGCCGCCGATGCCATCGTGATCGGTAGCGGTTTCGGCGGTGCGGTCGCCGCCGCCCGGCTCGCGCAGGCAGGCTTGTCCGTCGTTGTGCTCGAACGCGGCCGGCGCTGGGTGCCCGGCGAGTTTCCTCGCCAGCCGCGCCTGGAGGACGGCTGGCTGTGGCACAAGGACAGCGGGCTCTACGACATCCGCTGGCTCGACCGCATGGCCAGTGTCCAGGCCGCGGGCTGGGGAGGGGGGTCCCTGGTCTACGCCAACGTCTTTGCCCGGCCCTTCGACAATGCGCTGGACGGGCGCTGGCCCGCCCATCAGCGGCGAGAGGTCCTCGACCCCTACTACGACCTCGCCGCGCACATGCTCGGGGTCTCACCCGTAGGTGAGGATCCTCGCACCGGTGCGCCTCCCCCGCGGACCAGCCTGATCGAAGACCTGATGCAGAGGTTCCCAGAAAGGACCATCCGGCCCAACCTCGCCGTCACGTTTGGCGATCCAGATACCTGGCAACCGAACCGGCACGGCGTACGCCAGCGCGGTTGCGCGTTCGTCGGCGAGTGCGTCATCGGCTGCAACCACGGAGCGAAGAACTCCCTCGACTACAACTATCTGGCTGCCGCGGAGGGCGCCGGTGCTCAGGCCATCACCGATGCCGAGGTGCACCGGATCGAACCACGTGACGGCGGCTACGCCGTGATGGTCTCGACCCCTTCCGATCCCGACGCCCCGGCACGTGAATGGACGGCGCCCCGAGTCGTGCTCGCTGCCGGGACTGTGGCCACCACCGAGCTCCTGCTCAGGTCCCGCGATGTGCACCGCACACTTCCAGGACTGTCCCAGCACCTCGGACAAGGCTTCTCCGGGAACGGCGACTTCCTCACCCTGGCCCAGCTCCGCCCAGGCAAGGAGGACATGACCACCGGCCCGACCATTACCACCAACACTGTGCTCGACGTGCCCGAAGGGCGAGGGTCGGTCTGGTTTCAGGTGCAGGAGGGCGCGGTTCCCCCGGTGGTCCGCCACCTGTTCGACGCTCTCGTGCCGGGGCAGCGAGCCCGCTTGTGGTGGCGGCGCCGGATCCGGGCGGCGGACCCTCGCCGCAGTTTCGCCGTGCTCTCGATGGGGAAGGACTCCGGCAACGGAACCCTGCAGCTGGACCGGAAAGGGCAGGTGATGCTGTCCTGGCGGAACCGCTGGCAGGGCCTGCTCTACCGATCCCAGCTACGTGTGGGCCCGCTCCTCGCCCGCCTGCTGAAAGCACGTCTCTCCCAGCCGCTCACCTGGACCCTGCTCCGCCGCACCATCACCGTCCACCCCCTCGGCGGGGTGCGGCACGGCATGGATGCCGACTCCGGCGTGGTGGACGAGTTCGGCGAGGTGCACGGCTATCCCGGACTCGTCGTGATGGACGGCTCGGTCCTTGGCGCGGCGAGTGGGGTGAACCCCTCCGCCACGATCCTCGCCGTCGCCGAACGCTCGATCGAGAACCTGATCCGCCAGGCCGGTCAGCCGAACTGGCGGGCGCCGGAGTGGTCTGCCGTCACACCGGCCCGCGTGCCCGAGGATGCCGCGTTCACGTTCGCGGCCGAGCTTCACGCGGCTACCAAAGGTAACGGCGTGCTGTTCCGCGAGCGGATGATGACCACTCGGCGGGCCCGCCGGCACACCAGCATGTCCTTGACTGCCGAGATCGCCAGCATGGATCGGTTCCTGTCCGAACCCGAGCACACAGTGGCCATGCGGGGGCTGATCGATATCGACGGAATCACCGCGCAGGCCGAGCTCAGTGGGACACTCTCCCTGTTCCCCGACGGCCGGGATGAGGCAATGTCCTACGACCTGCGCTTCGACGACGCGAACGGCCGCGCCTGGCAGCTCACCGGTCAGAAGCACGTGCGCTCCCGGAACCCGCTGGCGCTCCTGTACGGCCTCACCCATCTGCGCACCGAGATCTCTGCCGCCGATGCCGCGCCCGGTGACGCCGAGCGGATGATGCTCGCCATCGGTACCCGGGACCTCGTCCGGCTCCTGGCCTCGATCCGGGGGCAGGGCTTCACCCGCGCCCGCCGGCTGTACGCCGCCGCGAGATTCGCGTGGTTCTTCACCCGCTCCGCCCTGCGCCGCCGGCCGCCCGCCCCGCACCATAATTAA
- a CDS encoding nucleoside hydrolase, with translation MRTPIILDVDTGIDDALALMFAARHPDLELRAVTCVSGNTSLTNVVANTCAVLDLVGAENLPLAAGAERPLIERPRDAASVHGADGLGNLGLPPSDRPVEHRHAVEVLREVLTEADEPVTIVALAPLTNLALLLRMYPAVAERIARVVFMGGSASVGNASPVAEFNIWHDPEAAAVVINSGLPLTMYGLDVFHQVVVEPGEVARLADSVDVVARAVGHLLGFQAQSEEPALRLIGDAGAVCALVAPELMRIERWPVRVELTGLSRGQTVVDRRTRAGEDRVHGTPGVWPELDVVLGADGPAVVELFLETLGCRG, from the coding sequence GTGCGCACACCGATCATCCTGGACGTAGACACCGGCATCGACGACGCGTTGGCGCTGATGTTCGCTGCCCGGCACCCAGACCTGGAGCTGCGGGCGGTGACCTGTGTGAGTGGCAACACCTCGCTGACCAACGTGGTAGCGAACACCTGCGCCGTGCTGGACCTGGTGGGCGCCGAGAACCTTCCCCTGGCGGCCGGTGCCGAGCGGCCGCTGATCGAGCGGCCCCGAGATGCCGCGTCTGTGCACGGTGCGGACGGTCTGGGCAACCTCGGTCTGCCGCCCAGCGACCGGCCGGTGGAGCATCGGCACGCGGTCGAGGTGCTCCGGGAGGTGCTCACCGAAGCGGACGAGCCGGTGACGATCGTTGCGCTGGCACCGCTGACGAACCTGGCGTTGCTGTTGCGGATGTACCCGGCGGTGGCCGAGCGGATCGCCCGCGTGGTGTTCATGGGCGGGTCGGCGTCGGTGGGCAACGCCAGCCCGGTCGCGGAGTTCAACATCTGGCACGATCCGGAGGCCGCCGCGGTCGTGATCAACAGTGGGTTGCCGTTGACCATGTACGGGCTGGACGTCTTCCACCAGGTGGTGGTCGAGCCCGGTGAGGTGGCCCGGCTGGCGGACTCGGTGGACGTGGTGGCACGAGCGGTCGGACATCTGCTCGGCTTCCAGGCCCAGTCCGAGGAACCGGCGCTGCGGCTGATCGGCGATGCCGGTGCGGTGTGCGCGCTGGTGGCACCGGAGCTGATGCGGATCGAGCGCTGGCCGGTGCGGGTGGAGCTGACCGGGCTGAGCCGCGGACAGACCGTGGTGGACCGGCGCACCCGGGCGGGGGAGGACCGGGTGCACGGCACTCCGGGTGTCTGGCCGGAACTGGACGTGGTGCTCGGCGCGGACGGCCCCGCCGTCGTGGAACTGTTCCTCGAGACGCTCGGCTGCCGCGGGTAG
- a CDS encoding FadR/GntR family transcriptional regulator, translated as MAVTDAAISAIKEMIVVGELRPGQRLPPEKELGERLGVSRNSLREAVKSLELIRVLDVRRGDGTYVTSLRPELLLEAMSFVVDLHQDASVLEIFAVRRILEPAAAELTVAIIEDAELDALAAEIEGFGEDASVEELVAHDLAFHHRITAAGGNEYLTSLLDALSSSTARARLWRGITQDRVVTRTLAEHAAIVAALRSRDRELVRAALTVHIGGIETWLRSAVEQDPQTR; from the coding sequence GTGGCAGTCACCGATGCGGCAATCAGCGCGATCAAGGAGATGATCGTCGTGGGCGAGCTCCGCCCCGGGCAGCGGCTGCCGCCGGAGAAGGAGCTGGGCGAGCGGCTCGGCGTGTCCCGGAACTCGCTGCGCGAGGCGGTGAAGTCGCTGGAGCTGATCCGGGTGCTGGACGTGCGCCGAGGGGATGGCACCTACGTGACCAGCCTGCGCCCGGAACTGCTGCTGGAAGCGATGAGCTTCGTGGTGGACCTGCACCAGGACGCCTCGGTGCTGGAGATCTTCGCCGTCCGGCGGATCCTGGAGCCGGCCGCTGCTGAGCTGACGGTGGCCATCATCGAGGATGCGGAGCTGGACGCACTGGCCGCGGAGATCGAGGGGTTCGGTGAGGACGCCTCGGTTGAGGAGCTGGTGGCGCACGATCTGGCCTTCCACCACCGGATCACCGCCGCCGGCGGGAACGAGTACCTGACCAGCCTGCTGGACGCGCTCTCCTCCTCCACTGCGCGGGCCCGGCTGTGGCGGGGGATCACCCAGGACCGGGTGGTCACCCGGACGCTGGCCGAGCACGCCGCGATCGTGGCAGCGCTGCGCTCGCGAGACCGGGAGCTGGTCCGGGCCGCCCTGACCGTGCACATCGGAGGCATCGAGACCTGGCTGCGCTCCGCCGTCGAGCAGGACCCCCAGACCCGCTGA